A region of the Phycisphaerae bacterium genome:
GTGCGGATGAAGTCGCACACGCCGGCGGGCAAGTTTGATTACGCCAAGGCGCTCGCGGGCCTGCGCCAGGTCTTCGAGATCGAGCAGCCGCGCGTTCCCGGTCGCGCCCTTCTCCTCTTCGACGGGCTTGATCACATGCCCGCCGAGCCGGCGACGCCCGAGCTCATTCGGCGGGCGCGGGCGGCGGGTTTGCCGGTGAGGCACACGACCCTGGCGGAGTATTTTGCCGAGGTGCGCCGCCAGAACCTGAAGCTGAAGGTCTTTCGCGGCGAACTGAGGGAAACCGCGGAAAAGAACGGCAACGTGATCCCGGGCGTGGCGAGCAGCCGCATCTACCTCAAGCAACACAACGCCGCGTGTGAACACCGCCTGCTGCACTGGCTCGAGCCCTTCGCCGTGCTGGCGCAACTGGCCGGCTGCGCGTACCCGCGCGGCTACCTCCGGCTGGCCTGGAAGTACCTGTTGCGGAATCACCCTCATGACAGCATCTGCGGATGCAGCATCGACCAGGTGCACCAGGACATGCTGTACCGCTTCGACCAGTGCCGGATGATCGCGGACCGCAACCTGTACTTCAGCCTGCGGGCGCTCACCGACCGGATGCGGTTGCCGCAGATCAAGGGCGACGAAGACTTCACGGTGACCATCTTCAATCCCACCGATCAGCCGGCTGACGGCGTGCTGGATTTTCCGCTGTATTTCAAGGCCGACACGAAGAACCGCTTTTCGGAGTGGTTCGGCTATGAACCGATCGTGGGTTTCCGGCTGTATGACGCGGACGGTCGCGAGGTCGAGTACCAGCGTCTGGACGTTGTGAAGCAGGCCAATGTGAAGACTTACGACCGGCTCGCGGGGTTCAAGGAGACGGTCAGCGAGCAGGTCCGCGTCGCCGCGCAGTTGTCACTGCCGCCACGCGGCTGGACCACGCTGCTCTGCAAGCCGACCACCGAGAAGACGCGCTCCGCCGGCACGCAGGTGCTCGACGATCACCAGATGCAGAACGACCACCTGCGCGTAAGCATTCGGCCAAACGGGACCATCGACCTGCTGCACCGCAAGTCGGGGCAGACCTACACGGAGCTGCTGACCTTCGAGGACCGGGCGGACATCGGCGATGGCTGGTATCACGGCACCGCGGTGAATGACGAGTGGTTCACGAGCCACGGCACCCAGGCGGAGATTGCGCTGGTGCACGACGGCTTCGCATTGACGACATTCCGCCTGCGCAGCGCGCTGCACGTGCCGGCGCGTTTCGAGCACGATCAGAAAGTCATGCGCCGCAGCAGCACGCTGATGCCGCTGGTGATCACCAGTTGGCTTACGCTGCGCGCCGGTGCGCCATACCTGGAGATCCGCACCGAGGTCGAGAACACGGTGCGCGACCACCGACTGCGCGTGCTGTTTCCCACGGGGCTGGGTGTGAAGACGTACTTCGCCGACAGTGCGTTCGACGTCGTCGAGCGCCCCGTGGCGCTGCGGCCGGACTGGTACAAACTCCACGAGCCGGAAGTCGAGACCAAGCCGCAGTATTCCTTCACCGCGGTCAACGACGGACAGCGCGGGTTCGCGGTGCTCAGCAGCGGCCAGCCGGAGTCGGCCGTCCGCGACCTGCCCGCGCGGCCCATCGCGCTCACGCTGTTCCGCGGCTTCCGGCGGACCGTGGGCACGCCGGGCGAGGACGGCGGGCAGATGCTCGGCCGCACGCGGCACACGTACTGGCTCTTTCCGCACGCGGGGCCGCTGCCGGTCGCCGAGCTGTTGCGGCTGGGGCAGCGCCTGGCCACCGGTATCGAGTGCATCTACACCGACGTGGTCCGACAGCGGCTGGTCGCGGGCCAGGTGCCGAAGCAGGCGGTGGTGTTACCCGCCACCGGATCGTGGCTGCGCTGCGGGCCGGGGCCATTGATCATCACGGCGTGCAAGGCCTCCGAGGACGGGCAGGCGGTGATCGTACGGGCGTTCAATCCGCTCGATGAGCCGGCGCGGCAACGGCTCGAGTTCATCGCCGATGTCCGCGCCGCCCACACGACGAACCTGCTGGAAGAGCCGCAGCAGAAGCTGGCCGTTCGCGGCAAGGCCGTGACTGTGACGGCGGCGCCGAAGCAGATTGTGACGCTGCGAGTCGTGCTCGCGCCGCTGGCGTGAGTGGGTACAGGATCGCTCCCATGCGCGAATTCGCGGTGTATGCCGGCAGTTTCGAGCCGCCCACGCTGGGGCACCAGTGGATGATTGAGCAGGGTGCGCGCGGCTCTTCGAGCGCCTGGTTGTCGCCGTGGGCGTGAACCCGGACAAGTCGGCGACCTATCCGCGCGAACTGCGGCTGCAGTGGTTGGCGGAGATCGCGTGGCCGTGGCCGAATGTGGAGGTCAGCAGTTGTGGGCACGAGTTCCTGGTGCGCTACGCGGAGCGCATCGGGGCGGGTTTCGTGCTGCGCGGCATTCGGAACGAGAGTGACTATGTCTACGGGCGCGCCATGCGCAGCGTGAACGCCGACCTGACCGACCGCGTTACGACGGTGTTTCTGATGCCGCCGCGGGAAATGGCCGAGGTCAGCTCCAGCCTGGTGAGGGGGATGATCGGGTCCGCTGGCTGGCGCGACGTGGTGCAGGCCTACGTGCCGGCGTGCGTGTTCGCGCACCTGGATCGGGAACATGTCTGATCCGGCGGCGCCAGCCCTGGCGGTGCGCTGGGAGCGCGTGTGCGCTGCTCTGGCGCAGACTGAGGCGCCGGCCGGCGACACCGTGCAGTCCGCAGCGCAACTGCTCTGGCACATCCTCGCGGCGCTGTACGCGCACCCCCCGCGCGTCTACCACACGCTCGAACATGTCGCCGCGTGCCTGCCATGGCTCGACGAGGCCCGGCCACGGATGGGGAACGTTGTGGGGGTGGAATTCGCCCTGTACCTGCACGACAGTGTGTACGTGCCGGGGCGGGCGGACAACGAGGCGCGGAGTGCGGACGTCGCGGCGATGTTCCTGACGCGGCTGGGCCCCATCGCGGTCCGGCACGAGCGCGCGGTGACCCAACTCATCCTCGCCACGCGGCACGACGGCACGGTTCTCGCGGGTGATGCGGCGTTGCTCGCCGACATCGATCTCGCCATCCTTGGATCCCTGCCGGACAACTATGATGCGTACGTGGCGGCGAT
Encoded here:
- a CDS encoding glycoside hydrolase family 38; the protein is MTSQPSPSRRRAPGAGARRCAPTGCLVVSSHWDREWYEPFQYYRSRLVDVIDALLDLMERDARFPYFQFDGQTVVLEDYLEIKPENRARLEALIRAGRIQVGPWYVQPDEFLPCGEALIRNLLRGHQLAAEFGGVMKVGFVCDTFGHNSQLPQLFRGCGIDTAAVWRGTNYPTHPGLFRWQAADGSEVLTYVFEDVGYGQYYFVVRMKSHTPAGKFDYAKALAGLRQVFEIEQPRVPGRALLLFDGLDHMPAEPATPELIRRARAAGLPVRHTTLAEYFAEVRRQNLKLKVFRGELRETAEKNGNVIPGVASSRIYLKQHNAACEHRLLHWLEPFAVLAQLAGCAYPRGYLRLAWKYLLRNHPHDSICGCSIDQVHQDMLYRFDQCRMIADRNLYFSLRALTDRMRLPQIKGDEDFTVTIFNPTDQPADGVLDFPLYFKADTKNRFSEWFGYEPIVGFRLYDADGREVEYQRLDVVKQANVKTYDRLAGFKETVSEQVRVAAQLSLPPRGWTTLLCKPTTEKTRSAGTQVLDDHQMQNDHLRVSIRPNGTIDLLHRKSGQTYTELLTFEDRADIGDGWYHGTAVNDEWFTSHGTQAEIALVHDGFALTTFRLRSALHVPARFEHDQKVMRRSSTLMPLVITSWLTLRAGAPYLEIRTEVENTVRDHRLRVLFPTGLGVKTYFADSAFDVVERPVALRPDWYKLHEPEVETKPQYSFTAVNDGQRGFAVLSSGQPESAVRDLPARPIALTLFRGFRRTVGTPGEDGGQMLGRTRHTYWLFPHAGPLPVAELLRLGQRLATGIECIYTDVVRQRLVAGQVPKQAVVLPATGSWLRCGPGPLIITACKASEDGQAVIVRAFNPLDEPARQRLEFIADVRAAHTTNLLEEPQQKLAVRGKAVTVTAAPKQIVTLRVVLAPLA
- a CDS encoding metal-dependent phosphohydrolase; amino-acid sequence: MSDPAAPALAVRWERVCAALAQTEAPAGDTVQSAAQLLWHILAALYAHPPRVYHTLEHVAACLPWLDEARPRMGNVVGVEFALYLHDSVYVPGRADNEARSADVAAMFLTRLGPIAVRHERAVTQLILATRHDGTVLAGDAALLADIDLAILGSLPDNYDAYVAAIREEYGQVDDARYRAGRAQFLRRLLQRARIYHSEWGAECFEAAARANLGRELAQLAG